The Alosa alosa isolate M-15738 ecotype Scorff River chromosome 17, AALO_Geno_1.1, whole genome shotgun sequence genomic sequence AGTCGTGTCGGTCTGTGATTAGTAGGGTCACGGATCACTTCAGGAGTTGATTGCTAGCATTATTTTAAACcatgaccccccccacccccaaaacgcacacacgcacgcacgcacgcacgcacgcacacacacacacacacacacacacacacacacacacacacacacacactattcttcTCGCTCACACAACCATGCATATATGGGCTCAGGGCTAGATGAAAGAAATGAAAACCATGTGATAAGACGAGGAATTGGAAGGAAAGTGCAGAGGCtttcgaacacacacacacacttagcaaacccaaaacacacacagaatgcactTGAGCTAACAGCGGGAAAACTCTGGGAGccaaaagtgtgtgagagatccCTTGGGCAGAGGGCTTGTTTACATCCTCTTGAAACACTTTGGAAGCCAAGCTGAGATAACTTAGCCAGAGagtcacactctcactcatgcAGGTTCATAATTATACAGTTCAGCCCAAACACATGATTAGGCAAAGAGAGGTGGAAAATAAAACCTTTAGTTACCCTCATAAAACATTCAAATTAATACAAATACAAAGCAGATGGGAAGTTGCACTTCCAAAAAAACACAGATCCCCCTGCAGTGGAAATGCCAAATATGAAGTCATGTTTGAATCTCTTGCTAAATATCTATTAATAGTTCCAGCTGTAAACTAGGCTGGTTTTACTAGCCTTCCCCTCGTATTATATGCCATGCAATAAAATTAGATATTTTCTCATTTTACCTTAGGGATCAGGTTTTTTGGGCCATTTTTTGTAAACGTGCATTTTGCCCTCAGCATCCTCTATCTCATGATCTCAGGGGGCTTTTGAGGAGATGTGggtaatgatttacacacattcattcactaagTTGTGttagtgagagggagagaaggaccaACCCCACTCCAATTGGATGAGGTCATACCTGGCATGACACACGTGGTTCTTTTGAGTGATGTCATGTTAGGCAGTGGATGATGCTGAACTCTGCATAATGGTCTGATGATGAGGTTAAAAGTTTAAGGCTTGGCCACTGCCAGTTTTTTACAATATTATATAGTTACACAAACTAGACTTACAATTTATGGCAGAATGGCACAAAGCCAACAACAGTTCTCTGATTATAGGATGTATGTATATGGTATACAACATGTATCATCATATGACTCTTACATTTATAAttgtatatttttaattatgttTTCTTTGTCGGTTCTCTGTGGAGTTGGCTATCCAAAGAAATGTTGCAACTAATGATCAACTAATAGCCTAATCTATAAGAAGTGATGCTCAAAAAGCACTGAATGGCGAATCACTGTTATATCCGAGGTGGGGTGCCTGCGAGGCAACCAGTCTACCGTGTTTTCGTTTGCAATCTCGCAAATATTTGTAAACTTGAAGTTGCAGCTGTGATAGGGTATGATTTGACAatgcaataaatacatttacCCAACCATACACTTCAGATGTTAACATTGATTATATTTCCTCCGTCTGTATATCAGCGGCTTCAGGCTTCCACACAGTGTTGCTCCTGCACGgatgaaaaaaaatcactgtctgACCAATGGGCATACTTGAGGGCTGAACCGAGCAAAAGAACACCCTGTACCGAAAAAACTGACTCAGCGCACTTTTAAAGCAAGGGCGATCTTAGTGGCTACAACGAGTGGTGTGCTTTTCTTAATGATGACCTGATTGGACAACCCGAATGTCAGTATCTGTAACAAGttgtctttccttttttttaaagaacGTGTCCTTGTTTTCTCAGTTGAAGAAATGTATTTGCGAATTGATAGCTCGAGCACCAGGAAGAATGCCTAGTGAGCAGCCTACATGTGGTAAATAGGCCCGGTTACCTGTATGTGTTGGCTACGGGAGAGAATATCTGAAATACGCATGCATTCAGTGCAGGTGAACCACAAAATCGGGACAAAGAACTACCAAAATTATGGAATAAAACGATGTCGACTAATCTTTATGAAGAGATGAAGTTGTGAGCTGAAATGGAGGAGGGAACTTTCAGCAAGGCGTTTTGCTGTGTTTTAGATGGCTAACTGAACACATGCAGGCTATATATAATCTATGTAGTCCAACAGTTTTTCAACAATCTTAATTAGCAATAGGCCTACAGGAGATCATACCATACTCCAGTCCAAGCGTTGTTGGTCACTGCACCCTTTTTCAGAGTGAGATATTCAAATGCTGCTCTTGGTCCAAACTGGATGTGTCCATGCATGCACCAATAGATTTTAGGCCTAGGTGTCTTTGGGGACAACAGATAACAATAGCCtactgataataataataattaagagaaaaaatgaaaatataataaaaaaatcagaTAATTAGGTTTTGATATTCTTTTAATATTTTTCAAACATGCAATACAAAAtccacattttaaaagtaggctCAGTTTGCAAATTtgcacaatttatttatttttatatctgAGAATTATGGACTTACAAAAAATGCACAAATGCCACTTTGGATAGTCATAAACAACATAAGCCTAACATAAATAAGTTAGTATAATTTCCTCAGTGTTTCCTTACATAgaaatatatacaaataaactTCAATATTGTACACAAATAAAAGCAGTGTAACGTCTTCGCTCCCCTATATTCGTCTCTAATCATAATGCCATGACATTATCAACACAAATACCCATGAATGTGATAACAATGACATCTTTGCATTAATGTGGTTTGAAGATGCACAACCCAGTGTTAAAAGCCAATATCATTCTCTACTGTGATTAAtgcatgaaatgaaaatgaatttatttttaatgtaCACATAGGCGACGTATGCTACGTGGTAAGTGCTCAGTAGGATTTCTTGTAGGATTTTGACttctagaaaaaaaataaaagaactaATATAATATAACTGGCACAAAATAAATTTAGTGGGATATCCCAGTGATTTAATACTATTATATTCCATGAGATACACCATAGAATATAACCTTACACCACCCCTGCACACCCaggccacccccaccccatccttcCAATGTATTGAAGCTTTGGCAGAACGTCATTCGCTCACAGTCATATTTAACCCCAAATAAAATCCTCTTGCCACCAACCATAATTTATACATAAACTATTTTTATCTTTGAGCTAGGCAATGTAACTGAAAGGTTATGGCCCCTCAATCCCTATTTTATGACCTACTTAAAAACGGCAACcctcttttttttaataactgCACTTAACTCATGAAATAGGCACTTTTTGATTTAAAATATTTCAACCCTGATGTCAATATCTAACTAATAATTACCTGAACAGGAGAACCCTCCATTGGAAGGACCAACAGCAATTTGGGGAGACATTTTAAAACTGCACTGCAATTCTTCAAGTCACACACTGTAATAAAAACTTTATAATATTACAAGTACACAATATTACTTTGTATGTGCTACatataaaacaaatatttataGATAGGTAGTAAAAAAACTGAGCAAAAAAGGACAAAATCCAATTGCACACTGCTACATAGTTTGCTTTTGAGGCAAATGTATTCCTTTGAGTGCTAAAACTTTAGTGTAAAAAATCAGTGCTTATACAAGCCCTCCCATTTTCATGTAGGGCTATGAGTCTTTTCCCACTGCAGTTCCTCATTGCTTCTTCAAGCACCAAGTGTTTCATGGAAAAGGTAGGAATTGTTAGGtctgtggaaaaaaaaagacaaaatctcAGCTTTGTCAAGTTCTCATATTTTTCTTCAAACAGCTACAAAGGATTTGCACAAGCAGAAAACTTTTTAAGCTATACAAAGAAGCAGGCCcataatataattttaaataatgacagtagGCTAGTCTGTCACAAAGATATCACTGACATCAATTTAGGACAAATCTAGTTGTAGGGCACACAGATTTTACAGGGGGTTTCGTTAATCCAGTAAAACTTTTTGTTGGAAAAGGCAAGAATGTAAACAATTTTAGTTTTATTGACTCCATCTGAGATCATCACAATTCACAGTGAAATCACTTGACCACAGAGGTCAGAAAATATACTCTGCACTAGCCTATACACCTAAACTATGGGCTGTGTCCAGTCAAACCTTGCAGAGATAGGCCCAATACAGACATATCAGGTTATTGTTAAGTTGGCAGAAACTTAACTCTAGGTCGTGTAGTGAAATCCCCCAGTTTCACTCTTTCCTTCAAGTTGTTACCGTGTAATCAGACGTTCTGTAAGGATTAGCCTATGTAAAATCGTCTGTAGCCTGTTGCTGCACCTTGGTAAACCGTTTATTCTCCACCAGTGATGCTTCGTTGATAAGGGAGTGATTCGTAGGTTACTGATGATCAGTTTAACCACATCAATGGTATTCCCCCCGATAATCAGACTATGCCACAGTTGTAACCTAATTTGATGCCTACTGTCACTGAAGTACTTACCTTTGAAAGCTAACGTTCGTGGTTAGGTCCTGGACCAGATTTGTTAGGCGTCTGTTCTACAAGATCTGTCGTGTCTCGACTACGGCCGACCTCTCTGGAACTTGTGTTGGCTCTTTTACTTCGGCACGCAGACTCTgcacgggagagagagaaaatgtcacTTGCGCGCAATGTTTGAACTGCCTGCATGTGCATAGATATAGCCTAACTGTTCTCGTGCCACAAATTGTATGTCTTCATCAAATCTAATTACGTCAAAATCTGATAAAGGCTATTCAATGAGAGATTAAAATTATAAATTAATCAGAGGCCAAATCAACAGCAGAAATAACATTCGGACATTCTATAGCTGGTTAGTTTTGGCTACTGTTGCTGATTATGTTACATTGTCAATCAAGACAGTTTTCTGAATAggctgcataggctactgtgttGTTGACGTTAGGCTAACTAaagacttggccagcttcagtGCACTTGTCacacgtagcctaggctacaccagGGTAGTCTGTCGGTATAGGTATAGGCTGCTCCTAACCTATAGGCCTACCCTAGCCTGCGTTATAAGGAATATATTGGCATAGTCTATCCCACCTTGACTTGCATGTCGTTTCCTTGATGGGTTACGGGTCTCCGAAAACCCTTGTTGATTCCGATCAGCGTCGGTGTCTTCGGAGCGCCCTCCTCCACTCGCACACGGAGTAGGAAATATAGTATTCAAGTCATGATTCCCGTTATGATCCAAGCTGTCTGGGGAATCTGTGCGTATACGCGGAGGTCTGGTGTAAAATTCGGGAACGGCTCTGCCATCCACCTCGCTCCACTCGAATTTCCCATCAGACAGAGGCTCGTTATTGGCGAAATCAAAACTCCATGACTCGGTGGATGCTCTTGTCATCTCTTGCATCTGCTCCTTACAATCCTTCTTAAACTCTTCATGATCAACAGGTCCGAAAAGATTTCTGCAGACGGGGTCCCTGGTGAGATCAGTCGATCTAGAATCCACCCTTTCCAGCGTTGGACTTCCATTAGAAAGACGAACATTTGACATTTTCCACATATGAAAATGTCCGTGCGTCAATTTATGTAACCAACAGAGTCCGAGATTACCAACACTTATTGCCACAATAACCGTTTAAAGCCCACATTAAGGCCAATGCGTACATGGCCAAATTATATACGATCCAGGCGAACTCCCTTCAGTGTGTGGCAATGCGTGCAGTAGCTTACGATCACTTGAACTTGAAAACAAACTGCAGCTGAACAGGGCTGTCCTGTCAGTTTAGTCTCGTAGTAAGAGCGAAGAAAAACAGGCAAGTCATCTGAGTGGCCAATATGGCGATGGAAAAGGAAACCGACTGAGAAAAATAGACTGACAGCAAAAGCTATTTAAATAGAGAACGATATTCATTGGATAAGAATACAGGCACCGCCCATTTTAAGGCGAACATGTAGACTACGTATCCACTAAACTTTGGTGACTTTGTTGTTTTGATGCTGCTCGACTTCCCGATCCCCATTGCATTGGATTAATTGTTTTTCTATGGTCCACAGACAAGCAATAACACTCCACTCAGACGGGAGGTTTCTTTTGTGTGGAGTCTGTGCGCTGCTGTTTGCTGACATGCTTTTAAACGTGTATCATTTGACCAAAGTGGCAAAACTATGCACTTCTTCCCTCATTAAACCCTGTGAACTTCCTTGGGGATCAACACCATAACTGCATGTGTATAACCTGGGGCATGTTTTCCAAGCATGTGACTGACTAACCTAGTGGAGCCCTACGACTTTGTTCTCCAAGCAAAATAAAGCCGATTTCTCTTTAGAAGTGTTAGTTACTCTGAAATAACTTGCCGGTTAGTCCCAAACCATGTATCTGGAATACCTCCCTGGAAAAGTCAGGAGGCATTATGTCATCACCTATTTCACCTTTGTTTCACAAGTAATCTAACCAGCAGTCTTTGGGGCTATGTCATAGTTGGCAACAATCTTATCTCTGGCAGACTTTGGCACTATGTATCACGTACAAGTATTGGCAACTGCTCACATGCTACAAACACCCACCTGAAACTAATTAAGTCAAACTTTACCATGTCTGTACTCGTCTGTAATCCAGGAATCATTAAATGGCTTAGTACCTGATTACATTGTTACCACTGTGCTGCATGAATCACCAAATCATTAACAAAATAAGATGTTGCCAAAATATTATCAACCAGCAGCTTTCTTTGACAAGGCTGTTTCTCTTTCATAATACCTGAACATCCCTGGCTATACCTGTCAATACCCACACAAGCAGCTATAATCATGGATGTATGTCTACAGTAGCTCTAGCAGCAAGCACACCTCTACTGCCATCCAGTGGTTTAAAGCACACGCGTCACCATATTTTGTGAAGAAAATATTGCTTCATACCATCACATGACAGGCAGGCCGAGCAGTTCAAAGAGCCCAAAATGACAAAATTAAATTTGATGAGGTTTTCACTCTTCAGTGGTCGTGATGGTAAATCAAGTTTATTGTGTCTGTTTTGGTATTAATGTTCAAGTCAACAAGGATGTCTTTGTTGGTAATGGTAGacaaacattttattttgtttgcatCACAAATTGCATTTCTAACAAAATACTCAAAGTACTCAGTAAAAGATCTAAATATTAACTATCGACTCATCAATGCTGAAACGTAAGCATTTTCAATATACCTCTCAAAATAGACACTAAAACAACCAATCTAATGTATCAGTTAAATCAGATAATTAAAATACACTACATTAGAATGTATATTGATGGCTTAAGTGTCCTGTGGAATTCACCTGTTTGAGTTTCTGaatctgaggatgtttttaGTAGAGTAAATGCCTGTCAGAGCAGGAGCAAGGCCATTCAGGAGACAAAGTCTGGTGCCATTCTGAGAACTGGGATGGAAGAAAGAagaattattaattattattattaattcaaAGAACATCTGTCTGTTCTTCACATATCTCTCGAACCGTCTGACCAACTTCACACTTAGCATGTGTCTTGCTAAGGGCACAAGTGAGTGTAGTGAGTGGttggataagaaatgcaaaagatatagTTACAAGAAGCATTTATCTGCTCTTGCCGTTCTACTCACTCCCTCTGCCTCCCCATACACAGTACAGCACTATCAGTGTGCACCTACAGAAAGTAGTGCAAGTGAGTGCTGTATCCAGGTATGTGGATAATGTTAAAAGACATCATGTCTGCTGATATAGAACCCTCCTCTATGCGGTTTGCTTGCATCAAAAGATTCTGCAGATCTCGACCTCAACCATGTCAACCAAATCAGAattcaatgtatgtgtgtaacaaCATCAAAAACAATGTGTTTGTAAACTGCTACTCCGAGCATACCGATCACATTTACTTTGGAATTTAAGTGACAATTCTGCTTTCAGAGTGTCACTCTCATGAAGAGGCATACACTGACCAGGCAGAGCATAATGTCACTTCACTTAtgccagagactgtttttggaaagctagGCAGTTGCCAATTTCATCACAATggatcattccacaaaatggtgcTCATCATCTTTCCTATTACAAACTCTTGAATTAGGTTTAACAGAGTTTTAACCCTATGTCAAAACAGTTAGTGGTTAAGTCTGTCATTTTCATCTGTAAAAAAGTCAATTATCCTACTGAATGTTTATTATAAACATTATAGAATGCTTAATTGTAATGATGTTTTTCCAACTGTCATCCCATTGTTCGGATAAATCCCAAAGTGAGGAAACGGTCACTTGTTTACTTTCCCCATCAACTATTCCCTCAGTAAGCATACTGCCGTTGTGTTGCATTACAACAGAGATGGTAAACttcaaaaagagacagagagactttTGTTATTATGACCGATGGCCAAGGCAAGCTCTAATGAatcccgaaaggagggtagggcagacacagttttctgtgaatatctcgagaaccgtaaggtttaggaggaccatttttttttgtatgttgatctcaaggggccatgtcaacccattccataaccactcatttcatgtatagcgccacctagttaaacacaaaaaagcaaaaaatattttcatcacaatatctctggctgacatggtcaaaactgcacgaaattgaaagtgtaggatcattatgacaccctccgaatgcatgccaagttttgtggactttcgttcatggggggccttacaataaaataatttatgtgtacatttagtgaccgtacaccaacaaggattcccgggacactgaaagaccggggtacacgaaacttggtgggcatgtaaccccacatggatagcatggaaccatcgttttttgttttgatctgtagccccccgctgtactggaccccccgaaaggagggtagggcagacacagttttctgtgaatatcttgagaaccgtagggcctaggatgaccaattttttccatatgtttgcctccaggggtcatgttaacccattccatgtgcacacatgtgcataaactgatacacacgcacacacattcacagtaatcataagtatgacacatactcacacagtagacatatgtacgcatgcatgcacatgcacaaacacacatacgcaggcaaacacacaagcacgcacacacacacacacccacacacataaacataaagcgTGTAcacgacacatgcacacaattcaagaatttctcagaattatgaacaggcaagatggggtggggttgtataaaatgaatttcacatgtgaaatctatgaactaatcatgttttggtacttgttgtctagcagataccagtgagaattgagtgtggataatgcataagacagtcatataggcctttcagcgtgatttatttttgtggaaaaaatgtgctggactgggcggcggtcatattttgtaccgctctgcggtacatctagttttagacaaTGTTGATTTTGCCAGTAAACGCAATATTGCAGAAATGTATTTCTACAGTGCACCTTTACTGGGAATGGGCTTTGGAAAGTTTAGTTTAGTCACTGATGTCAGAACTTACTTTTCACGTGTAGCCTGCATTACTTTGGAGCAAGGTGTCAGCCAAGGGAATGAAAGTAAATGTTTACATTTGGTTTTCCAGCAAGCACTCTGATTGGTAGGAATGATACTGCTGTAGTTTATGACATCTGATCACCTACAGTTTATTTTTGGATTTTTAGAATGACAGTAAATGATAGGATGTAAAGATACATGTATTCGTACCAAACCATTTTTTGGTACAGGACTttaggttcaatacagatgATGTGTACCGAATGGTCAGCGGTTTAGCCGGTGGATTAGCTAATGTGTGCCTACTGGCTCCGACATCGAGGAAGCTAATTACTATTCTTATTTGAGTGCTTGCAAAAACATTACTGCCAAACCACGACAAATGTCCGATAATGAATGTGTAATTTACTTCCATGGCAAAAAGTTCTGAAGATATAACGCTCTATTATGAGGGTCAAAAGCGCGGCGCAAAGCGTATTCTCATCACGACGCAAAGCGTATTCTAGcgcattatctgtgtgtgtgtgtgttggtatagAACCccggaggtgtcattgcaagatattttttgtgTATATCAAGAGAATGTGTGCTCATTATACTAAATCATGCTCTCATTTTTACTAGAGGGTCATTCCATCCCAAACGTACAAATCTCCCCACTCGACCATCACAGATTTGGCTGAAAAAAATCAAGGTGGTTCACACACTTCTTAATAGGTATAGTCCCAAATATTAGCTCTCTACTCTCAACAGTTTTGtcacaaaaacatgttttagcaactacacccc encodes the following:
- the cdkn1ba gene encoding cyclin-dependent kinase inhibitor 1Ba, whose protein sequence is MWKMSNVRLSNGSPTLERVDSRSTDLTRDPVCRNLFGPVDHEEFKKDCKEQMQEMTRASTESWSFDFANNEPLSDGKFEWSEVDGRAVPEFYTRPPRIRTDSPDSLDHNGNHDLNTIFPTPCASGGGRSEDTDADRNQQGFSETRNPSRKRHASQESACRSKRANTSSREVGRSRDTTDLVEQTPNKSGPGPNHER